The stretch of DNA CAGTGTGCTGCACTCCTGAAAGGGTGCTGAACACACCTTTTTGTCAGTGTGCTGCACTCCTGAAAGGGTGCTGAACACACCTTTTTGTCAGTGTGCTGCACTCCTGAAAGGGTGCTGAACACACCTTTTTGTCAGTGTGCTGCACTCCTGAAAGGGTGCTGAAACACACCTTTTTGTCAGTGTGCTGCACTCCTGAAAGGGTGCTGAAACACACCTTTTTTGTCAGTGTTCTGCACTCCTGAAAGGGTGCTGAACACACCTTTTTGTCAGTGTTCTGCACTCCTGAAAGGGTGCTGAACACACCTTTTTTGTCAGTGTTCTGCACTCCTGAAAGGGTGCTGAACACACTTTTTTGTCAGTGTGCTGCACTCCTGAAAGGGTGCTGAAACACACCTTTTTTGTCAGTGTTCTGCACTCCTGAAAGGGTGCTGAACACACCTTTTTTGTCAGTGTTCTGCACTCCTGAAAGGGTGCTGAAACACACCTTTTTGTCAGTGTGCTGCACTCCTGAAAGGGTGTTGAAACACACCTTTTTTGTCAGTGTTCTGCACTCCTGAAAGGGTGCTGAACACACCTTTTTTGTCAGTGTGCTGCACTCCTGAAAGGGTGCTGAACACACCTTTTTTGTCAGTGTTCTGCACTCCTGAAAGGGTGCTGAAACACACCTTCTTGTCAGTGTTCTGCACTCCTGAAAGGGTGCTGAAACACACCTTTTTTGTCAGTGTTCTGCACTCCTGAAAGGGTGCTGAAACACACCTTTTTTGTCAGTGTGCTACACTCCTGAAAGGGTGCTGAAACACACCTTTTTGTCAGTGTGCTACACTCCTGAAAGGGTGCTGAAACACACCTTTTTGTCAGTGTTCTGCACTCCTGAAAGGGTGCTGAACACACCTTTTTGTCAGTGTGCTACACTCCTGAAAGGGTGCTGAAACACACCTTTTTGTCAGTGTTCTGCACTCCTGAAAGGGTGCTGAACACACTTTTTTGTCAGTGTGCTGCACTCCTGAAAGGGTGCTGAAACACACCTTTTTGTCAGTGTGCTACACTCCTGAAAGGGTGCTGAAACACACCTTTTTTGTCAGTGTTCTGCACTCCTGAAAGGGTGCTGAACACACCTTTTTGTCAGTGTTCTGCACTCCTGAAAGGGTGCTGAAACACACCTTTTTTGTCAGTGTTCTGCACTCCTGAAAGGGTGCTGAAACACACCTTTTTGTCAGTGTGCTACACTCCTGAAAGGGTGCTGAAACACACCTTTTTTGTCAGTGTGCTGCACTCCTGAAAGGGTGCTGAACACACCTTTTTGTCAGTGTGCTGCACTCCTGAAAGGGTGCTGAAACACACCTTTTTGTCAGTGTTCTGCACTCCTGAAAGGGTGTTGAAACACACCTTTTTGTCAGTGTGCTGCACTCCTGAAAGGGTGCTGAACACACCTTTTTTGTCAGTGTGCTGCACTCCTGAAAGGGTGCTGAACACACCTTTTTGTCAGTGTGCTGCACTCCTGAAAGGGTGCTGAAACACACCTTTTTTGTCAGTGTGCTGCACTCCTGAAAGGGTGCTGAAACACACCTTTTTGTCAGTGTTCTGCACTCCTGAAAGGGTGCTGAAACACACCTTTTTGTCAGTGTGCTACACTCCTGAAAGGGTGCTGAAACACACATTCTTCTCCCAGTGTTCTGCACTCCTGAAAGGGTGCTGAAACAcaaagctctccctggatcagggaatcacagaagggtgggttggaaaggaccttatAGACCAtcagttccaccccctgccatgggcagggacaccttccactagacatGGTTGCTCCAAACCCTATCCAACCTGGATttccaacacttccagggatccaggggcagccacagcttctctgggaaacctgtgccagggcctcaccaccagCAGAGAATTCCTTCCTAACACCCCAACTAAACCTACATAAAGCAGATGGGATGAAACCCAAATAAATGCCTTACAACGCGTGTAAACCCTCTTTAGGAAGCACAGTCACAAAACTGTTATCCCTGAGGTTTGCCAAACGCTGCATTTTCCGTGTAGGAACTCAGACTGGTCACCTGCAGGAAGCTGGGTTAGCAAAATGACACTGCTCACagccagcaaaataaaaagacaaaaataaatacagctggCAAACTTCAACtcacaaggcaaaaaaaaaaaaaaatggagtttaaTACATTCCTCAAAATGCCTTAAACAATTCGTAGGACGGTTGGGAAGAGCCACATGGCAAGACAAGGAACCAAGAAAACACTGTGGCACGCAAAGCAGACTGAGACATGTAAGTACTTTCACTTTTAAAGGTGTTTTGGGAACGATTTCAAGGATCTAGAATTTAGCAGCTAAGAAAACGCCAGCCTagactaataataataaaaaaaaaaaaaataaaagaagagaaaaacactcTCGCTCTCTTCCTCGAGGATCTTAAGTTTTCCTACACACCTGCTCAAGGGCTTTTGTTGCCCAGTCATCCCCGTTGCtttcagcaacatttttatGAGCTCAGGCACCAAAGATCGCTTCTCAAGCTGGGGTCTGAGCAGCCAAAACCACCTCTGTCTGAAGTGAAAACACTCCCATTGTTTTCGGGCGCggagaacaaaagcaaaccgagctgctgctggaggcactTACTGATGGCTGGGGCGATTCCACCCACGGATCCCGGCCCGGGGATGTTCCCTGCCACGgctgcagcctgagcagcagcggcagcctgggcagtggcAGCCTGCTGCTGCATCTGCCGGTGGCACTGGCGCAAATCAAACACCTGAGAACAAAAACATTGAAACACCGGACCGGTCAGACTCGTCAGGATCAACAGAGGACACaactccccaaaccccacccCCCCAGTAACCTTTCTGAGCGACTTCTGCGGTCCCGCCACACGCCTGGGTGAAAAAGTGAACCTTTCCCTGACTGCTTTCGTTTCCAGCAGAAATAACCCCCTTAAGCTGATCCTCAGAGATTCTTCCCGTGATGTCACCACCACTGGCAGTACCAGAACCTGCCTGAAGCAGTGCCTGGTGTGGAAACGACCCCAGGGTCACACAGGCCGAAGGATGTCACAGCCTGGTTATATTCCTGCTTTCCAGTCAAACCCCTGGACTTCCAGAAAACAGgcatataaattaaaaaaaaaaaaaaaagccaacaaataAAACACGTAAATAAAcgaaaatataaatataaatgataaaataataaataaacgGACCGAACAACTTTGCTTCACTGAACTGCGCTAGTCTATTCAAAAGAAATACCAGCAGTTGACAGGTCTGAAGCTGCAGGTTTCGGGTTGATGGCATTCTGCACCTCTGTGATCACTAATCACTATTTGCCATCAATTAACGTGCAGGAACTCTGTTCTCACACTAGAAGGCTCATGCACAGAGGCTGGTGGAGTTTCTTTCACCTTCACTGAGTAACTTGCCTGCAAAACcgaggattaaaaaaaaataacccgCTGCAGGTTTCAGGCAGTTTAACACAAGACTGATTTTTCACAAGCGTGGCTTCGTCCAAAACAAAGCTTAAAGCCTGGCAGAGGTCTGTCCAACCGAGAACCTCCCCAAAACACTTTGTTTCCACGCAACTCCCTCTGATCTCTGGATCACTTCCCTCTTCGTAACCAGTTCGAAACGCGCTTTACGCTCCTACTGAATTTACACGTGTTTTCCCCGCTTTTCGGAGAGAAGAAGCTGACAACCTGTGCTAAAAATTTTAGGTTTAGACcgaaaaaatacaaaaaactgCCGGTGATGAAACACAAAACGAACTTACTTTTGAGGTACCCCAACGACACGTTCAGCTTGCGGCGATTTTCACAGGTCACCCCAAGCGAAATTCTCAGGCCGTTTTTTTGAAGCGCCTATTTCAGCGCCTCCCTAACATCTCCAGGAGCCAAATATGTGCCTCCCCCAGGCCCCCAGTTTTCAACCCTGGAGCCCCAGACCCACCTTTATGTATGCACTTGGGTAGATCTTGTGCACGGCGTCCCCCGGGGCACGTCCTGCCTCCCTGTCCAGGTAGTAGCTCTGCACGAACACCGCGTGGTCGCTCAGGCACCGCACCCACACGTCGCCTTCCCCCTTGCACTCCAGCTGCACCCCTTTGCCTATGTGCAACCTTGGGGagcgggggaaaaaaaaaaaaacagagccAATGCACCCGTGTGTTCACACCGAACGAGACACGAGCCTGTGTCGTTCTCTCCCTCCAGCCTGCGGTGCCTCAGCTTCACGCTCCCCGCTCGCGCGAGGACCTGAAACTGGAGCTGCTGTTTTAGGGGTGAGTTAGTGCCTAGTTACGTGgagctgagaaataaaaacccacCTGTGAAGTCATGTAAAGGTCTGTGGGAAACACAGAAGGCAGAAGCAGAGATTAGCAACTACCACACTCGCagacagcacagggctgggacaccAAACGGGCTCAGAAGTGTAAAGTCccacaagtattttttttatgcaaaGTCACtcaagaacattaaaaaaaaaaggcacattttaaCACAGAACTGTTTGTCTGGATCACAGTCTAACATTTTGATTGTCACAACGTGACATTTCCAGAGACAAGGAGTcgttttcttccttctcctttcaaagagggggaagaaaagccaCGAGATTGCTTTCGGCTCTCTGTGCTTCCACATCAAAGCCCAGCCCAAGCACGGCGGGAGAATGCaaacccagcagctccctgtgaaCCTCCCTTTGCTCCTTTGACAAATCTCTGCGCTGCAGCCCTTCTCACACCACCCCGTGGTGTGGAGAGCCAGCACTCACTCAGCCCGCACACGCAACGGCACGAGTCGCTAATTTTATCCCCGAAGCACAGCCTCTggaagcaaagcagagagaggcTTGCAAGGCCTCTGCAGGGCTCTTGTCACACAGCTCACCACCCCAGGAGTGGTACAGAGAGACACACTCCAAGGTAACTCAGCCCAGACGAACACACGCCAGCTCTGGAGATCCCCCACACCGCAGCCAACACAAAGCACGACCACCACCCCACGGCAGCTCTCAGGGGTACCTCGCTCTCTCTATGGCTTCTGTTCTGTGCACGTTGGAAAGCTGGCCCAGGCAGAAGCGGTCTCCCCCAGAAGGATCCACGTATCCGTCCACGGTGACGAtggggcagctggaggggaCCTTGAACGTCTCCCCGACCTGCACGTCCATCTCGAAGTACGCGATCGAACACCAGTACTCTGGGGCTGAGGAATGCTCACAGTTAACCCACTGGAAGGcgcaaaaaaaaaagcccacaaatcCCCTCCAGACAATCAATTAAGCCTTCTGCAAACTGCAGTTGTCGTTCAGAGAGGAGCGCACGTTCACATAAGCGGGTTCTGATAGACAAAGGCACGTctgcaacacagaaaaatactaCACAGGGGGACAAACACGGGCTTGTTGTTTTTATCTGGGCACACGTCAGTGCTGGAGGCTTCTGCAGCTAAGATCTTACAAGTTTTTGTGCTTGTATCATAATTCCAGCTGGATTTTGCAAGCCACCTGCACTCCTGCACTTCATAAGTACAGCTTTAAGTACAAGGAAGTCGTACGTTTTATGCCCACGCCTGGCTGGGTTGGCAGAAATGAACTCTGAAACAGATCTGGCTTTGAGATACAGGAGGAATCACCTCCCAGGTGAAGTCGGATTTCTCTACCCTCCCTGCAAAGGGACCTGGATCTGGAAAGCAGGGCaacggggggaaaaaaaccaccacatcAAAGATCACACACACCGATCTTGTCTGCACACAGTCGGGGATGGGACAAAACCAGGAAGTATTAAGAGAGGGGGCAGAACAAAACGGTGTGTTTTCACAGCAAAGAGGTGCCTTTTAACTCCTCCTGGCTGCCTGAAAAACTGCCTGCAGAGGAAAGATGGCTGCCTGCAAAGGAAGGAAGGCCCAGGCTCCCCGGAGGGTTCCACTGAAACCCAAACACTCGAGTGAAGAGATGGAACCTGACAGAGGAGACAAGGTGGTTTCGCACACGAGTgtctgctgtctctgtgccaccTGGGAGCATCTGGCCTGTCAAGCCTCCTGAGGTGTGTTGTGTGTGCTTTTCACTGTATGATAAGAGTTTCTCTCTCCTCAGATGCGTTAAAACCTGAAGCTGTCACAAGCTGCAGTCACTGGGGATTCTGGGGACTCGGCACTTCTGGTGACTGTAAGGATCCGTTTTCACCAAAGGGTAACACAGCTGGGACGTGCTTGTCAGGGAGGGTAAAGAAAATGCTGGaatcacaggctggtttgggctggaagggaccttaaagctcatccagtcccactccctgtcaagggcagggacaccttccactatcctcgggctccaagccccctccaacctggccttggacacttccaaggatgcaggggcagtcacagcttctctgggaaacctgtgccagggcctcagaACCCTCAAGAAtctcttcccaatatctaataTAACCCCTCTGCCAGCGGGAAGCCATCTCCCCCCGTCCTGCCACTGCATCAGCACCGCAGTTGCACCCAGAACAGGAGGAGCAGAACACGATGGAACGCCCCAAACACAACACCCTGAGAAGCCGAGGGGAAGGAGAgctctcccagtgctgccactgATCCTCCCACACCACAAACAGCAGCACCCAACAGCACACTTGTTTGCCttattagaaaaagaattaaaccaaGGTGCCTCAATCCCTTTTAGTTTATCTTCAAATAAATTGCTCCTCTCCCGGGAGGACTCAGCGGGATGAAATCAACGGGGTGAAAgatcaacattaaaaaaaaacgTGAAATACGATTTAGCTCCAGTTAAAAGTTCAGCCAGCAACTATCAGCAGTTTAATTCCTGGCACTGCCCTAGCAACAGACCGAGGAATAAACAAGGAATAAACTTTTAGGCTTTTCAACTACGCAGGTCTCAGCTCCAAAAGAGATGTCCAAACTCAAAACCAGATTTATCATAGCACAGTTCCCCTCCTTCTCACAGTATTAGCatatatatatctctctctctctcaataTTAGCATCACATGTTAGAGTTCACTCACCAGGATGATTTGATATAGGAGGCTGGAATGCGAGCTCGTTGTGAACCGgccctttaaaaacaaaacatgcaatTTGTTTTACACGAGGAAAAAACGGGGTTTTCTTTCTTAGCTTGTTTTCCTATGAAATAAACCACACTTCATTAGTTTCCTCCATCGTGGAATAAGTTGCCCAGCATGCTGTGGACTTGACCATAGGAGACAGTCCCttgagatgggaaaaaaaaaagccccagagaACTCATTTtctaaaggcaaaaaaaaatactgaatacaGTCCTGGTACGAGCCAGACTCTTCTCTCCACTTTATGAACTGACTGGGTCCCTTAcaggcagcggggaggaaagGCTCAAACACAGTATtataagcagcagcagcttttgcaaCAAGATGTCAAAGCAGGCACAACTCTGGCAGGTGTGAAACACGCCAACTTCGTGAAGTGAGAAACGGCAGCAGCCAAGAAAAGCTCAGTGTGGCACCACCAGCCAGCCACAAACATCGACCACGGAAAGACACGTGCACTGGGAAACATCTGTGGAGTATCCACGGCACCACTAGAGCTTTTTCCACCCCAACATATTCCTCACAGATAATATATGATCAGCGAGGTGGGATCCTAAGAGAACGAAGCAATAAAATTTAACAACTGTCTCTGCGTCGCAGTTTTATTCATGGAGACAAGCTGAAAAGTGGTTCTAACACTGATGTACAGCATATCTCTCTCTCCTCCACTAACTGCTGCATGCCAGTGATCTATATCAGAGTATGTATTACATGTTCTAATAAGGGGAACATTCTAATAAACAGTGTTAGAAAACAAAGAGCTGTTCTAGCTTTTTGCCACAAAACTTAGAAAACTTATATAAAACCCTTGTAATGCATTTACTGTGCTACACACACCAACACTAGAAGTTtgatcaccttttttttttttccccttcccatctcctctACCTGAAAACAAGACAGACTGTTGTCCTGTTTCACAGGTGAAAAAGATtttcagctctgtgtgctgATGCACTCGTGGATCAGGCTGTGGCAAAGACCACTTTTATTGACAGGTGCTTCGGACACAGGTCCGAAGTGTGCACGGACACAGGTCTTctaaaaacctccagaaaaTGAAGACAGTCAGGAATTTCCaagttttgaaaggaaaaaaaaataaaaaatacccgCGTTGAATCAGCTTCCTTTttctgccagggaagggcttAGCACAGGACTGCAGAGCTTTAAAAACAGAGGGTTTAGGAAGGAAAGGCTACTTTTGTTAGGTGTAGTGAGAGATGTGTAACGTATAGGGTGTCACTACAACTGAGTTTCTacctctgctgcttcagcagagGGAAGACCCTCAAGCTCTAGGCTGTCAGAACACAGTAAGGGGGTAATGGTGGTTCTGTAACCACAGATGGAGGAGTGGGGGGTAAGGGAGGAGCAGGAATGAGCTGTCCTAGTTAggacagctgggaccagttcatcactggatgggtgtaacccaaacctgtgtattctatagccttccatgccattccCCAGAATCTGTTATCAACagaccatttacaccctctgcccagagcactcctgactcctcaggctgtaaactgggtgttcagaggcctgtgagataggagggtgcccccctgtcctcatgccctttgtggaactccccgccctgagggaggcactgggcattcctgcctgaactggaggatagataatcttggggtcttgggacttttttaaccactcatgggatccagaggaagactgcagatcactgctctcaaccagactgcaaccactactcttgaccagactgcaaccaccactctgaccagactgcaaccaccactctcaaccagactgcaaccatcactctgaccagactgcaaccaccactctgaccagactgagaccaccactcttgaccagactgcaaccatcactctcaaccagactgcaaccaccactctgaccagactgcaaccaccactctcaaccagactgcaaccaccactctcgaccagactgcaaccaccactctcaaccacagtgcaaccaccactctcgaccagactgcaaccaccactctcaaccagactgaaaccaccactctcgaccagactgcaaccatcactctcaaccagactgaaaccaccactcttgaccagactgcaccagcactctcaccaccaggttttcccctctccctttactttggactcagggggcccaacaaacaccactctgttcatgccccagggtgctgggctATACATTCGGGGGGTTAAAACCAGCTGTTTGCCTGTACAGTCGCACTTATCGCGCTGTCTTATTAAGCTGTTATTCCGACTTATGTCTCCTTCGAGCTGGGTTCATTTCCCCCGCTGGTTTTACCTTCAAACCAGCACATgagcccccccccagcccagagagCCGTGGGTGCAGCGGGGGGTGTGTGGTGAGCCCTGCTTACAGTAGTGGCTGGGGTGCATGGGCGGGTGGTGCTGCAGGTGGCCGTTCTGGTGGTGAGGGATGGTGGGTGTGTAGGCTGCCGTCCGACTCCCAGTCCAGGTCGTGGTGCTGtctagagagaaaaacagacacacagagagcagCGGGTTGGTTTTTATGGGGGGTTTATCCGCGTCTCCCTTCTAATTCCTCTATATTCCTGCTGAGCATTTCGGGAACTGGTTTTGGAAAGCTAAGAGGAGTGCACGTATGTGAATACTCACTGTGGTGGTAAGTGGCTGGCTGAGCTGTAAACCCATTCTGCTGAGTTCCTGGCTGAGGCCCTGAAGCAATCTGTAAGAGTCCATCACTATGGCTACCTGTCAATATACTGGTAGGTTGACCTGGTAAAAGAACACACTACCTATTCGTGAACGttccaaaattttaattaagaagaGCTCAGCACTACTGGGTAGGAAAATACACCCCACTAAGGGCAACTGCAAATGCACAGTTCCTACAAAGTCTGgtttcaagtattttaatttccacCCGCCAGAGTGTCTTAGGAAACCTGAACCAAAATGCCCTGCCATCAGATAATTCTGACTCTGACACCTTTGTCTCGGTCACATCTCACCCTGcagtttgaaaggaaagaaaaagaggtgcCACAGCTTTTACTGGGAGTAGGTTTGGTGTGAATCCAAACAGGCCAACAGCAGGTCCAATAAGCTGCTtgttttcagcatgttttaACTACTGTTCCTAAGGAGGACACTCACTTAAAACTTATGTTCCTCCAAAACATACTGACCAGCACTTTACTTTTATAAAGAGTGCTCCAACAGAGCTTGCATACATCACTGGACTCCTTCCTCAGaaagctgctgtgctttcttttttctcccaaataaatatttcaaggaCTGCCTTagatttaaagtaaaattacagATATTTCACAGCAGGTTAAAGGAATTTGACTTCAAAAGGCTTCAGCTCAGCCATTAACTCTAAACTGATCAGCAGTTTCACAAGTACACTTGCACTCTCAAACTGGTGTGGCTAGCAGAATTTAACACAGTGAGAACTTGAACTAAAACTcaaaaattagcttttttttctttcctgtccaCTTGGCTCCAACAATTATAGCACTGATGAGAAAAAGTTACTGACTATGAACTGTTGTGCAAAGGCAACGCAATTAATTGcctatcctttttttcctctgctggagaCAACAAACACAAGGCGTCACATCTCAGCTTGGCCACACCATCGTTGGctttaggggggaaaaagaaaaaaaaaaaaaaaaaaagctgccagCTAAAATTGAAGAACGTTAGGAAAACGTAACTCAGGCCTGGTAAAACGAAATCAATCACATTCACACCGCACGTCCTTCACGTGAAACCCCTCCAAACCCTGTGGTATCCCCCACGTGAgggctgcagtgcagggaactgctctgctgtgaggtGTGGTGCTGGGACACCACCAGGCTCTTCCACTTGTGCCAAActtacacagagaaaagaaagggaaaatcttCAAGGCAGACTCATGGAAACATCAACCAGGGCTGCCACTCTGGTGGCACAGCGGGCCCGTTGGAAAAATAACCAAGTTAAAACTGGAAGACTAAAGAAAACTGCCTTAAAATCTCTTGATTCTGCCACCTTACAGCATTGTCCGTTTGCTGTTCTGCTTGCTGTTGTCACAAAACAATAATCCCATTTCTGCAGCGATCAACAGTAACGGCCACAACACTTTGTTAGAGGTTTTAATGTTTTGTCATTGAGCCTCAGCACGGCCAGAACAGTCTCGTAAGACTCACGCGGCGCCAGCGGCACCGAAAACAAGGCTGGGTCACCCTGCTCCAGGTTAAGACCTGACTTTTAACTCTCAGACCGTATCACCACACGCTTTTATCAGCGTggtggtgcagcagcagcagcacagctgcagttGCAGGATCTGCCCTGGCAAAGCTCAGCGAGTTGCCTCTCTGAGCTCCGGCGCTCTCACAGCGTTCCCGCGCCAATCTCGATGATCTTACTTGTTGAAGCCACGGGAATGTTGGGAAAATTAGTGGTGCTGGTAGTGCTAGCCTCAGTGGGAGCTAACATGGCTGGGGTGCTATAAGGCTCTGTCGAGGCCCTGTTACTTGGTGGGTGCTGGATGGTCTGCACGGAGTGTCCCTCGGCGGAGCTCAGCGACGGCTGCCCCTCGTAGTCGTGGACGTACTCGTCCTTCACCAGCATGCTGGATGGAGCTGtggacacacacagaggggCTCAGCACACACCAAACCACCCCCAGGACTCGGCACAAACTGCAGCTATTTTCGAGCAATAACAAAGCCATTAAGAAACTGGAGGATTTAAACTGCATAAGCGTTGCCAAAGCGCTCCCCTAAATTACAAACAAACAGCTCCGAGCCGGCAGCGGGGAATTTTGAGGCATGGCTGGATGGGAAAGCaagctgtttattttgcttaatgCTCTCAGGCAAGCAGTTTAGTCCCACAGGCAGCAGACTTCAGCAGCGTTTTGTCTTGCAGTCCATCATTATTTGATTGGACACGGTTAATAAAAGGGAAGAACATGCTTTTTGTCAAGCAACTAAACGAATGTTAAGGCAGCAGCTAACAAACCAATTCTTAAGTGTACAAGCAAGAACACACATAAAGCCCCTACGAAAAACATAATTCATGAGCACAGCACTAAAAACTTCATGCATCTCCCCGGAGTAATTTCGAGCAACTCCCACACAAATTGGATAGAAACATTAAATTCAGATTCAAGGACCCCATAAAGCTACTCTATATTTAACAACGCAGCCAGTAATCCAGAGTATTCCACATGCAGTGTAAGGAAATCACCACCATCGCCACTGCAACGacttatttctgtatttgctgtTGAGCCTGCTCAAACGGAACTCTCACAGCACATCAGCTCCTGTGCTCGTTTTCAAAAGCAGCCTAAAACAGTGTTAAAATCTGACGGCAATTTTCTGTGTCCCCGGTGGGGAAAACCAGCGGGCAGGACACAAGGAAGCACTCGTGATGCATTTAGCTGCTGGCTGGTTGGTGAGCTTTGGTTCTGCACAAAAGGGTCGTTTTTTAGCAGAGATGGAGCACACAAGTTAAAACTTGTGAAGTTGAGTTTGatgggtggtttgggggggtgTTAAGTCATGTTTTGCTTGGACGCTTCTAGTAGCGTGCTAAAAAACACCGGGTTACACaggtttctttctctgtgaattTGTTCTGGAAGGagaataaaatcagttttgaaataaaagcagttaccagttttgaaataaaagcagttgcCTGTTCATCAGGCATTTTTAATGTCCAATTTCTCTCAAGTTTCAGGGAAAGCAAGAGTATTTAGGCCCCTTCATTCAACTGCATGTCAACTgcagaatttttattattttcttcttcgACTACTAATTAAACTGTAAGGGTTTATTTACTCCCAATTCCATTAACCAGCGTGTCAATCCACACGGTTTTGGGTGTCCTTTTTACATTAATCAGCATCATTcgaggttttttgttttcctttttgtttgtttgcttggctTTACAAGCTGGAGGCAACGAACAGCAGAATGCAGGCACCAGCTTGGCTGAAGCCTCCATTTAAGGAATTTATCAATACCTGCCTCTCACGTGCTGCCCAGGCAATTTAAAGGATTCATGAACACTTCTCCTCAGCTGGTTTTTCCAAAGCCAGAGAGACAAATGCACCACCATCTGCTCTTGATACTCCCTCCCAGAGAGACAGGGGAATAAACCCTGTACCTACTGTAGGGTTTCAACACAAGTTTGTGcccacaga from Chiroxiphia lanceolata isolate bChiLan1 chromosome Z, bChiLan1.pri, whole genome shotgun sequence encodes:
- the SMAD4 gene encoding mothers against decapentaplegic homolog 4 isoform X2 translates to MDNMSITNTPTSNDACLSIVHSLMCHRQGGESETFAKRAIESLVKKLKEKKDELDSLITAITTNGAHPSKCVTIQRTLDGRLQVAGRKGFPHVIYARLWRWPDLHKNELKHVKYCQYAFDLKCDSVCVNPYHYERVVSPGIDLSGLTLQSSAPSSMLVKDEYVHDYEGQPSLSSAEGHSVQTIQHPPSNRASTEPYSTPAMLAPTEASTTSTTNFPNIPVASTNSTTTWTGSRTAAYTPTIPHHQNGHLQHHPPMHPSHYWPVHNELAFQPPISNHPAPEYWCSIAYFEMDVQVGETFKVPSSCPIVTVDGYVDPSGGDRFCLGQLSNVHRTEAIERARLHIGKGVQLECKGEGDVWVRCLSDHAVFVQSYYLDREAGRAPGDAVHKIYPSAYIKVFDLRQCHRQMQQQAATAQAAAAAQAAAVAGNIPGPGSVGGIAPAISLSAAAGIGVDDLRRLCILRMSFVKGWGPDYPRQSIKETPCWIEIHLHRALQLLDEVLHTMPIADPQPLD
- the SMAD4 gene encoding mothers against decapentaplegic homolog 4 isoform X1; the encoded protein is MDNMSITNTPTSNDACLSIVHSLMCHRQGGESETFAKRAIESLVKKLKEKKDELDSLITAITTNGAHPSKCVTIQRTLDGRLQVAGRKGFPHVIYARLWRWPDLHKNELKHVKYCQYAFDLKCDSVCVNPYHYERVVSPGIDLSGLTLQSSAPSSMLVKDEYVHDYEGQPSLSSAEGHSVQTIQHPPSNRASTEPYSTPAMLAPTEASTTSTTNFPNIPVASTSQPTSILTGSHSDGLLQIASGPQPGTQQNGFTAQPATYHHNSTTTWTGSRTAAYTPTIPHHQNGHLQHHPPMHPSHYWPVHNELAFQPPISNHPAPEYWCSIAYFEMDVQVGETFKVPSSCPIVTVDGYVDPSGGDRFCLGQLSNVHRTEAIERARLHIGKGVQLECKGEGDVWVRCLSDHAVFVQSYYLDREAGRAPGDAVHKIYPSAYIKVFDLRQCHRQMQQQAATAQAAAAAQAAAVAGNIPGPGSVGGIAPAISLSAAAGIGVDDLRRLCILRMSFVKGWGPDYPRQSIKETPCWIEIHLHRALQLLDEVLHTMPIADPQPLD